The DNA window GGCGGCCACGAAGAGCACGGGCCAGGCTCCGGCCAGTACGCGCTTGCCGAACCGTCCGCTGACCGTGGCCGCGATCACGCCGGCGAACAGGATGGCCGCCGCCAGGGGGCGCCAGATCAACTCCGGCGGGTAGGTGCCGATCAGCATGACCCGCGCCTTGTCCGCGATAAAAGCCCAGCACGCGCCCGAGCCGTCGCACGCATCGGGTCCGCCGGACCACACGGCGTTGGTGAAAGCCCAGGAAATCAGAGGCGGGATGGTCTTGGCCAGAACCAGCACGGCCAGCACCGTGAGCACGGAGTTGATCCAGCCCGAAAAGAGATTGGTCCGCAACCACAGGAGCACGCCCGAGGCGGCAACGGGCGGCGGAGCGTCGGGCGAAGGGATGAAGGTCTTGAGTTCGTTCATCGTTCCACCAGCTGCACCTTGGCGTTGAACCAGTTCATGACCAGGGAGACTATCAGGTTGATGGTCAGATAGACCGCCATCCACATGCCGATGATCTCGATGGCCTGGTCGTTCTGGCCGATGATGGTCCCGCCGATGGAAACCATGTCCGGATACCCGATGGCCACTGCCAGGGAGCTGTTCTTGATCAGACTGGTGTAATCGTTGGTGGTGGCGGGGATGCAGACACGCAGGGTCTGGGGCAGGATTACCTTGCGCATGATCGGTCCAGGGCTGAGCCCCAGGGCCTTGGCCGCATCCAGCTGTCCCGCGTCCACGGACTGAATGCCGCTGCGCACATTCTCGCCAATGAAGGCGGCGGTATACAGGACCAGGCCGATGAGCAGGGCGGAAAATTCGGGCCGCAGCACCATGCCGCCCTTGAAATTGAACCCGCTGAGCACAGGCACGTCGAATTCGAGCGGTTGCCCTGTGAGGAAATACGCGGCAGCGGGAAGCCCGAGGATCAGCCCGAGGGACATCCACCCCGAATGCAGGCCACGACCGGTTTCATCGCGCATCCGCCTGGACACCCGCACCAGGGCCACCGAGGCCGCAATGGCCACGACCAGGGCCAGGATCACCCAGCCCATGCCATCCTGGAACAGCGGGCGGGGAACATACACGCCCCGGTTGTTGATAAAGATGTCGCCGAAGGGAACCAGGCTCATGCGCGGGGACGGCAGGAAGGCCAGCAGCGTGGAGTAGCAGAAGAACAGGGTCAGCAGCAGCGGGACGTTTCTGAGCACCTCCACGTACACGGCGGCCAGGTGGGACACCAGCCAGTTGCCTGATACGCGGGCCACGCCGACGATGACCCCGAGGACCGTGGCCAGCACGATGGACAGGGCGGACACGAACAGGGTGTTCAGGATGCCCATGGCAAAGGCCCGGCCGTAGGAGGCTGCGGGGGTGTAGGGCAGCAGGCTGTCGTTGATGGGCAGGCCGCCCTCCACGGACAGGAATCCGAAGCCCGAGGCGATGTTGCGCGCCTCCAGGTTGGCCTGGGTGTTGTGGAACAGTTGCAGGGCCACGTAGATGATTGCTCCGACCACCAGGACCTGGGTCAGAAGAGCGGGCAACTGTTCTTTCAGTTTGGACGTATTCAAGACTGCTGGCTTCCTTTTGGGGGAGTGAACAAAAGACCGCACCGGCCGATTGTCCCGGCCGGTGCGGCGTGCGGATTTCTTTCGGTTCGGCCCGCTAGCGGATGGGCATGGCGTAGATCAACCCGCCCTTGTTCCACAGGTTGTTGTAGCCGCGTGGGATATTCAGGGCGCTCTTGGGGCCGAAGTTGCGGTCGTACATCTCGCCGTAGTTGCCCACGGCCTGGATGGCCCGGACGAGCCAGTCGTTGTCCAGATCGAGGAAGGAGCCGGTGTCGCCGGTGGCGCCGAGCATGCGCTGGATCAGCGGGTCGGTGGAGGAAGCCTTCATCTCCAGGACGTTGGCCTGGGTGATGCCTTTTTCCTCGGCTTCGATGAGGCCGAAGAGAATCCAGGTGACCAGATCCTTCCACTGCTGGTCGCCATGACGGACGAAGGGAGCAAGAGGTTCCTTGGAAAAGACCTCGGGCAGGATGATGTGCTCATCGGCATTGGCGGCACCAGCCCGCAGGGATGCCAGCTGGCTGACGTCGGTGGTGAAGGCGTCGGTACGACCGGCCACATAGGCGTTGAAGGCCTCTTTCTTGGACTCGAAGACGACGGTTTCCAGCTTGATGCCATTGGCGCGGGCAAAGTCGGCCACGTTCAGCTCGGAGGTAGTGCCGGAAACCACGGCCACGGAGCCGCCGTCAAGGTCAAGGGCCTTTTCCACGCCCAGGCTCTTCTTCACCATGAACCCCTGGCCATCATAAAACAGGACCGCGGTGAAATCCACGCCCTGCTTGCAGTCGCGCTTCATGGTCCAGGTGGTACCACGGGACAGGTCCACCTGTCCGGAGGATACGGCCACGATCTTCTGCTTGGAAGCCAGAGGAACGAACTTGATGGCTTCGGGGTCCTTCAGCACGGCAGCGGCCACGGCGCGGCCCATGTCCACGTCGAAACCGGCCCAGCGGCCGTTGGAATCCGGCGCGGAGAAACCGGCCACGCCTTCGCTGACACCCAGAATGAGCTGGCCGTCCTTCTGCACCTTTTCCAGAGTGCCTGCCATGGCTCCAGTGCCCACGAAAGCAAGCATGACCACTGCCAGAAACAGTTTGCCTATAGTTTTCATCCTCTCTCCTTGGATAATGCGACCGATTTGGAGTTGGCCACAATGTTACGGGAATGTTACAGAGGTCTTGCAAACATGTGACTGGGTGTCAATGAAGTGCGCGATAAAATTACGAGAAGTCCAAGCGTCCCCCACGAGTGTCATTCCCGCCTTCAAGGGGATGACGTGTTTTCAGAGGATGGGAATTTTTCGAAAGGAAAGACGACTTTTGCAAGAAGCGAAGAGGCAAGAGACCAGGGACCTGGCCACTTGGAAATGAAAACCCGAGATGGATCAAGATTCAAGATCCGACGCAAGACACAAGAAGGAAATCACACAAAGCGGAACGGGTCAGCTTCGATTCCGATCAGGACAAACGCCCCTTCTGCTTTCAGGATCGGCGTTGATATCAGGGCGTATTTTTGTCCTGCACTCCCCGGAGCGGACGCTCAGTCCACCCCGAGCCGGGCATTATAGACAAACGACTGGCTGGTGGCGAATTCCCGGTAGGCTTCCAGGGCTTCCGTCCGCAGGACATCCTCCACCACTTCTATTCCGCGCCGTGACAGCTCGGCACGCCAGTCGGGGTGCACCGGACCTTCGTCAAAACCGGTGATCTCCTCAAGTTCGGGGCCCTCGCCCGCAATCACCAGCGAGCGGACGCCCGACCACAGCACCGCTCCAAAACACATGGCGCAGGGCCGCCAGTTTACCACCAACTGATGAGCAGGCAGCTCGGGGGCGCCCAGGTCGTAGACTCCTAGCAGCTTCTGCGCCAGGGAAATAGCCATGACCTCCGCATGCGCCGAGGAACACAGAAAGGGCATCACCCGGTTGACTCCGATCACCACGAGTCTGCCCGAGACCCGTTCAAAGATGCCCGCCGCAAAGGGCCCTCCGGTGCTGTTCTGAAAATTCCGGCGCGAAAATTCTATAACCGCCGCCATCCGCTCCTCCACGCTCACGAGGTGTTTCGGCAGGGCATTAAGTTCCTCGACGGCCCAGTCCGGCAGATCCAGGGAAAAGCTGGTATTGGCGCGGTTGTAGGCGTTCTGCGTATTCGACATGTCTCACTCCTTCTCACTCTTCATTGATGCGGACCAAGGCGAAATTTCAGCGGACGCCCTGTGCAGCGAGTTTCATCGTATGAACTCCACTCTCAAGGCTGCCTGAATCTTGTCCCGCTGCGCCGGATTCACCTGCGCCTCGTCAGCATAGTCCAGCCAGCGGGCAACGACGCCCTGTACTTCGGCAACGATCGTTTCCGCTCGTCCGCGCTTCATCGAGGCGCTCTGTGCGCACGCCTTGAAATCGTCCAGAGTGAAGCCATCCCGTTTGCCATTCAGGGTCATTTGGTGGCGCGCTGTCCATTGCCCGTTTGGCTGATAGCTGTAGGTCATGTCAAACGCCGGTGAGAGCGACCATTTCCCCGTCCGGTCCATCAGAAAAGCAATGTTCTTGACGTGGTCATCCTGGTTGCGGGCAACGACATTGAACACCATCCGCCGGAACTGCTCCTCGATGGCCGCCATCGGCAGTCCCAGTCGGCGGATGACCTGCAAGGCCTGCTCATAGCCGTATGCGCCGGCCTGGTTGAAATCATAATGGGCCATGCCGCACAAGGATTGCATGTGCAGCTTGTCTCCGCCATCCAGACGGTCGAACCGTTTCGTCATGAAATGGCGACGACCGTTCTCCTCGAACAGGCGGCTTGGGCTCATGGTGATTCCCGCGTCGAGGGCCATTCGATAATAGGCGTATTCGATCGCGCCGTATCCCTTCGGGTCCTCCTGTTCCTTGTCCTTGTTGCCGCTGACCCCGTCGAACTTCATCAGCCAGTATTCAAACCCGCTACCCGCCTTGACCTGGCCCGAGCGCACTTCGCCCGTTTGCGGATTCCAGGCGATGATCGCCTTGGCCCGCGCCCCGCCCGCGGAAGTTCCGACTTGCAGAATGTCCCGCAGTGCTGTTTCCTTGCCGTCTTCCTTGACCCAGCCGCGCAGGTTGTCGCGATGGGTCAAAACCTTCGAAGCCAGCTCGACCAATTTGTCGACTTCGATCCGGGACGTGCCGGACGCGTCCAATCGGATTGACGGAACATATTCAAGCGCCCCCATGCCGCGCGAACCGGTATAGTAAAGACGTTCCACCGCGTTGAACGATTCCGGCAAACGACCGGACCGGGCAAGCCAGGCATCGATCAATGCATTGCCGAACCGGTCGGGCAACGAATCCGCGAGCAACCCCGGCAGACCGTGGAAGGTTTCCGGTCGCAGCGATGGAAAGGAGTAGAGTCGGCGGGAAAGAGGCATCATCAGCGGGGCCACCTCGATACCGCTCCTGCTGAACGCCGTGTCGTATTCAAACATCGCGCTCGCAGCCCCGTCCTCAAGAGACACAGCGCCGATCGTGCTCCCCCACAGCTTGACCGTTGCCGTCGTGCTCATGTTTCATCACCCCACTGCCACGGCCCTTCCTGTGCGGCCTGCCGCTTGCCGCTGGCCCTTTTGCGCGCCTTGCCCTTAAGCCTGACCAAATCCATGGGACGGGGGACGGCCTCGGGCACCAGCGTTTCCAACCGGTCCAGGAGTTCCAAAGCCCGCAGAATCCGGATCAAGGTCGACATTTGCGCCGTGGCCCCAGCCTCGATGCGCTCCACCGTCCGCTTCGAAACCCCCGCCTGGTCCGCCAACATTTCCTGGGTAAACTGAAGTTCCAGCCGACGCTGCACAATCCGCCGCCCCAGCTCTGTCAGAATGGCTTCGTCCGTCAACAATCCTTCGATCTTCATCTCCGCGACCTCCGTAGATAAAAAACCATATATCGCAATAACTGACGACAAACAACTTAAAAAAGCTTATTTTCGCCATTAATGACGACTTACATAAATGAACTTGATAAATTTGAAAGGGATGGTGGAAAGACGTTTGGAACGGCAGGAACCATTCAATATTATTACAATAATTCAGTATATTGAATAAAAATTCGCTGAAAAGTCGAAACTATGATTTGTGGATTTTGCGTTTGGCTTTCGGTTATTCACATCAAGGATTAGCCAAAGGCAGACTTGATAATCATACAAAAGGACACCGCCGATATAGCAGATGACCGAGTCCTCTGCTATATCGGCGGTGGGAAACACTCATATCGGAGGAGGCCAATGGCTAACCCAGAAAGTCGAGTTATTGTTCTTTATTGTTGAGTTCTGCGTATTCCGACTTGATCTCCTCCAGACACAGACAACGGAACAATTCCTCTTTTCCGTTATTCATCGTGAAGGCTTCAAGGGCATTGATGGCGTTGCCGAGCCATGTCTTCAATGTGATTTCATCTGTTTCGAAAAACGGATCCATGCAGTAGCGCTGTGGCTTAACGCCAGCTTTCGACAAGAGGCGTATTGCGGCAACCGTCTGAGAAGGAATATTTTTAGCCACGCTAACTCTCCATGTCGTGGCAATTGCGGCATCGGATTCTTTGTACATGCTCAACAATATATCCATATTAGCCTGGATATCTTCGCAAGATTTTGTTATGATATATTCATTTTTTTTGTTAAATATGACTTGTTCTTCAAATTCGTCTGAAGAATAGGAATTTTTGCTCAATAACAAAATTATTATCAATGTAACAATGCTATAATTCACGATTTTCATCTCACTATAAGGCTAGTATCACCGCTTTGACTGATCGCAATTCTTGCATTTCTCGGCAAGACAATACACCCACTCGAAGCTAATCCAGGCCGCCTGGCACTATCGCCATGAATCTGAAAAGAACGGCGACCATGCGCAGTATGACCGACAGGATTGAGCAACAAAATCATTTGTCCTGTTTGAGCGCTATTACGTAATTCAGAGTCAATTCTCCATGACCCTCTTGGTATGGGACCTTCATTGACGATGTTCTCGGATGCAGGTTGATTTCGATGCGGAGGATGGCCGCTGTATCCTTGATATTCCTCCCCTCCGGGACCAGTAATTCTTCCTGATTGCTGATCATAGATCCAAGGCATAACATTCTCCTCTTGTTTGCCAGTAGGTGGAGTTCTGGCGTTTGACGGGATAATGAGAGGAATTGTAATGAATGGAATCGGAGAAATAAATGGGTGTAGAGTCTGACTGAGCTATGGGATATATACTGTCTGACCAGTATGCCGGATATTTTGAACTCGGAAGATAAAAGGCAGAAAAGCCAAAGGCAGACTCCCCCTATTCTTCAAGATTCAAGATCTGCCCCTTATTCCTGCATGATGGGTGACTGGTGCGGCGAAATACGTCGACATCGCAAAGCTGATATTTCGAGAAAGGCGGAAAGCAAAGAAATTCAGTATATTATCAAGTAGTTTTGTCCGAGGCGAGAAAACCTGATTTTCTGGCCCGAGGGAGTAATTTCTCTTGACCTCGGTCCTTTTGATGGCTGACCCTTGACTCACCGAGGCATGCGCACTTTTGGATGATTCATATTGCACAAATAGGTATAACGACATATATATGATGCATGTCACCCAAGAAAACATCCGCCCACGACCTGCCGGGGAGCCCCGCCGCCAATCTTGAACGCCTAGGGGACAACATTCGCGCCGCCCGGAAGCTGCGCGGCCTGAGCATGCAGGACCTGGCCGCACGCACCATGACCACGCGCGAGACCATCCGCCGCCTGGAAAACGGGCACCCCGGGGTGTCCCTCGGGGTGCTGGCCCATGTCCTGTGGGTTCTGCAGCTCGACGACCAGCTTGGCGGCATGGCCTCCCTGGAATCCGACCCCGTAGGCAGGGCCATGGCCGTGAGCAGACTGCCGCAACGCGTTACAACGGAGGTGAGCGATGCCCTCGACTTCTGAGCGAGCAGTGGTCTTCATCCGCCTGTCCGGC is part of the Desulfomicrobium macestii genome and encodes:
- a CDS encoding amino acid ABC transporter permease, with amino-acid sequence MNTSKLKEQLPALLTQVLVVGAIIYVALQLFHNTQANLEARNIASGFGFLSVEGGLPINDSLLPYTPAASYGRAFAMGILNTLFVSALSIVLATVLGVIVGVARVSGNWLVSHLAAVYVEVLRNVPLLLTLFFCYSTLLAFLPSPRMSLVPFGDIFINNRGVYVPRPLFQDGMGWVILALVVAIAASVALVRVSRRMRDETGRGLHSGWMSLGLILGLPAAAYFLTGQPLEFDVPVLSGFNFKGGMVLRPEFSALLIGLVLYTAAFIGENVRSGIQSVDAGQLDAAKALGLSPGPIMRKVILPQTLRVCIPATTNDYTSLIKNSSLAVAIGYPDMVSIGGTIIGQNDQAIEIIGMWMAVYLTINLIVSLVMNWFNAKVQLVER
- a CDS encoding amino acid ABC transporter substrate-binding protein, which produces MKTIGKLFLAVVMLAFVGTGAMAGTLEKVQKDGQLILGVSEGVAGFSAPDSNGRWAGFDVDMGRAVAAAVLKDPEAIKFVPLASKQKIVAVSSGQVDLSRGTTWTMKRDCKQGVDFTAVLFYDGQGFMVKKSLGVEKALDLDGGSVAVVSGTTSELNVADFARANGIKLETVVFESKKEAFNAYVAGRTDAFTTDVSQLASLRAGAANADEHIILPEVFSKEPLAPFVRHGDQQWKDLVTWILFGLIEAEEKGITQANVLEMKASSTDPLIQRMLGATGDTGSFLDLDNDWLVRAIQAVGNYGEMYDRNFGPKSALNIPRGYNNLWNKGGLIYAMPIR
- a CDS encoding nucleoside deaminase produces the protein MSNTQNAYNRANTSFSLDLPDWAVEELNALPKHLVSVEERMAAVIEFSRRNFQNSTGGPFAAGIFERVSGRLVVIGVNRVMPFLCSSAHAEVMAISLAQKLLGVYDLGAPELPAHQLVVNWRPCAMCFGAVLWSGVRSLVIAGEGPELEEITGFDEGPVHPDWRAELSRRGIEVVEDVLRTEALEAYREFATSQSFVYNARLGVD
- a CDS encoding type II toxin-antitoxin system HipA family toxin, with the protein product MSTTATVKLWGSTIGAVSLEDGAASAMFEYDTAFSRSGIEVAPLMMPLSRRLYSFPSLRPETFHGLPGLLADSLPDRFGNALIDAWLARSGRLPESFNAVERLYYTGSRGMGALEYVPSIRLDASGTSRIEVDKLVELASKVLTHRDNLRGWVKEDGKETALRDILQVGTSAGGARAKAIIAWNPQTGEVRSGQVKAGSGFEYWLMKFDGVSGNKDKEQEDPKGYGAIEYAYYRMALDAGITMSPSRLFEENGRRHFMTKRFDRLDGGDKLHMQSLCGMAHYDFNQAGAYGYEQALQVIRRLGLPMAAIEEQFRRMVFNVVARNQDDHVKNIAFLMDRTGKWSLSPAFDMTYSYQPNGQWTARHQMTLNGKRDGFTLDDFKACAQSASMKRGRAETIVAEVQGVVARWLDYADEAQVNPAQRDKIQAALRVEFIR
- a CDS encoding helix-turn-helix domain-containing protein; this encodes MKIEGLLTDEAILTELGRRIVQRRLELQFTQEMLADQAGVSKRTVERIEAGATAQMSTLIRILRALELLDRLETLVPEAVPRPMDLVRLKGKARKRASGKRQAAQEGPWQWGDET
- a CDS encoding tlde1 domain-containing protein, with product MPWIYDQQSGRITGPGGEEYQGYSGHPPHRNQPASENIVNEGPIPRGSWRIDSELRNSAQTGQMILLLNPVGHTAHGRRSFQIHGDSARRPGLASSGCIVLPRNARIAISQSGDTSLIVR
- a CDS encoding helix-turn-helix domain-containing protein, which produces MSPKKTSAHDLPGSPAANLERLGDNIRAARKLRGLSMQDLAARTMTTRETIRRLENGHPGVSLGVLAHVLWVLQLDDQLGGMASLESDPVGRAMAVSRLPQRVTTEVSDALDF